Part of the Phocoena phocoena chromosome 8, mPhoPho1.1, whole genome shotgun sequence genome, tcccctctcccctctcctcggGGTCCTAGCACCAGCCAGGCTtacaggcacacagtaggtgcttaagcAGTGCCGAGTGTCTGTGGTTTGCCTGGCCCTGAGGTTCCAATGACTGGCCCCCGGGTGGGGGAAACGGGCTGGTGGGCCTCGGAGGGGTCCCGGCAGAGCGCTGGACACCCAGGGGGCTCACAGTGGCTTCCTAGAGGCAGCAGCCTGGCCCCTGGGCTGCCTTTCCCGTGGCCCCGACAGCCCAGGGCCCCCTCAGGACAGAGAGCCTGCGGGAAGGCGGGTCAGCAGTCTCACCCTGCCTGATGCTGGAATTCCCTTTACCAGCTCTGCTGGGATGCCTGTAGTGATGGGGAGCTCACCCCCTTACAAGTCTGCCCTGTGTTGTCTTGAGGGGCGATctgtctccccacccacccaccctgtgCTCCCTTCACCCTCTGGCCTGCCACCCCACGGGCCTGCCGATTCCAgctccgcccctccccccaacactgaCCAGCGTCCCTATGCTTGTCCTGTGCTCCCTCCCGCAGGCCAGAGTCCTGGGCACCCCCTGCCCTCTGCCACACCGCTGACAGTTGCCCTGGACGCACAGGTGGGCGTGTCCATCTGCAGAGGCCTGGCCCAAGCCACTCATCTGAGCCAGCGGTGCACCTTACTCCTCACGGTGACCCTGAAGGGCCAGGGTTGGGATTTGCCCAAGGCCTCAGAGCgggggcaggtggggcagggtTGGCTCCACGGCCGGCCGGACGGGCCCGCACCCAGAAGGTCCCACATTGGCTTTATGCTCTGCCTTCACAGTCCTGAAAATACCATGAATACTTTTTGAACCAGGGTACCTGCGTTTCCATCTTGCACCAGGAGGGGGCGTGGCTCTCACAGCCCCAACGGACTCGTGCCCTCCTTGCTCCACTTTGCACCACCTGCCCAGGTCACAGCCCGGCGGGGTGTTGGAAGGGGCtggccccggagcggctggggcccCCGTAGATTCCCTTCTGccgccaccgccccccaccccccgggaaCCCTGGAGGAGCCAGCGATCACTTCCTGTTAAACCCTTTAAAGGaagagggtttaaaaaaaaaaaaaaaaaaaaaaaggaagagggtaaATAAAAAGACTTGTCCGGCTGGCAGGGCATGACTCAGCCGCCCCCGGCCCGGCCCAGGCCGAAGGCCCCTCTGCCCCCCACGCACCAGCGCGCTCCGCGCCCCCTCGGCTCCCAGTACCTCTGGCGGGTCCGCCGGTgcgtcctccctccccccacgtACAGCCGCCAGGAGGGCCCAGGGAGCGGGACAGGCGCCCGGGAAGGGAGCTGGGAGCGGCCCTCACACTTACTGAACACTAAGGGGAGCTGTTCTAGCATTTTCCGTGCGTTGCCTAATCCAACAAGTGTCATcgtcccccattttacagaagagaaaactgaagttcagaacaCCTGCTCTCCCGGTCGGCCCGACGACCCAGGGGGAAGAGGGCAGGTCGTCCCAGGCGCGCCGGCCGGCGGGTGGCAAGATGGGAGATAAGGCCGGCTGGGGCAGGGCCACCGAAGGGTCTCCCCGGGGGCCTGGGAGGAACTGGGGCCGCGACTGCATCTGCCCCACGAGCGGCAGGGCTGGGTGTCGGCGCGCCTGGAGGGTGGGGGTCTGAGCCTCGCCGTCACCGCGCCCCGGGCCGTCCCCGGCCTCGGGCGCTTCCCGCGGCTCCCCGGCAGTGAGTCACCGCGGGCAGGGCGGGCCGCAGCGCATTCCTCCGTGGGGCCGGCgtccggggcggggtgggggccaTTGAGTCGCTCCACGGGGCCACGGGTCTGGGGCGCCGGGGGAACGGGCTGCAGACAAGGCGAAGGCGGGGCGACCACGGCGACCCGGGGTGAGGGTGCGGCGCGCAGCCCCGGGGTGGCCAGGCTGGGGGGACCGGGGCGGGCTGGGCCCAGGAAGGGGGCGCGGGGCGTGGCCGAGAGGGGGCGTGCCCGGGGCGGGCCGGACCGAGCGCGTGGGGCGGGGCCGTTATAAAGACGGCGCCGGGGAGCCGGGGCGCATTGCAGAGGCTGCCACCGGCGGAGCGCCTTCGCTTCTGCGAGCTGCACCCGGCCGACATGAAGACCCCCGGGGAGGTGTTGCGCGAGGGCGAGCTGGAGAAGCGCAGCGACAGCCTGTTCCAGCTGTGGAAGAAGAAGCGCGGCGTGCTCACCCCTGACTGCCTGAGCCTGTTCCCCACCGGTCCCGGCGCGCGCCCCAAGGAGCTGCGCTTCCACTCCATCCTCAAGGTGGACTGCGTGGAGCGTACGGGCAAGTACGTCTATTTCACCATCGTCACCACCGACCGCAAGGAGATCGACTTCCGCTGCGCGGGCGAGAGCTGCTGGAACGCGGCCATCACACTGGCGCTCATCGACTTCCAGAACCGCCGCGCCCTGGAGGACTTCCGCAGCCGCCAGGAGCGCGCCGCGCCCGTCGGGCAGCCCGAGGCCGGGACGGCCCGCGCGCCCTGAGCGCCGCCGCGGTGAGTGCCGCCCGCCCACCCGCCCGCTGGACGCGGTCCTCGGGGAGGCTGATGTCGACCTCGGACGTCGGGGGGAGGTCCTGCCCCGTCTAGGGAACGCTGTCGAGAGGGGACTGGGGGCCTCGACAACGCGGCGCGGCTGGGGCGCGCGGCAGGAGCCGTCGCTTGCCCCTGCCGTGTCCGGGCCTCGGGAGACCCACCGGCTGGACTCCGGCTCGCTCAGCCACCGGGCTCGGGCACAGCTCCCTGAACCTCCCCGCTCTCCCCACAGGAACCACACACTGGACGAGTCGGGCCGGACGCGGGCCGCGCCGGCAGGAGCTCAGGGAATGCCCGGAGCGGCAGAAGCCCCGGCGGCGCCCAGCCACTGACCACGGCGAGGACAAAGGCCGGGGCTGCGTCCTACCCAGCAGAGAAGGACCCTCCCGTGCGGAGCCGCAGAGCCTCGCCCCCGCTGTGCGGGTGCATTAAATTATTGGactatctatgtatttattttgatggTATTTGTGTTAAAACCATCTGtcttaatatatatacatatatatatgtgtatatatatgtgtgtgtatatatatatatatatatgtgtgtgtgtgtaatcaatGTGTCCATTCCAAATAAACTACCTGACTTGTTCTCTTTTCTACCAGCCGGTGTGGTGCAGTGAGCTTCCTGCGGGAGGCGAGTGGGTGGCCCCTTCATTCAGTGTGTGTTAGTTGGGGGGAGCGGCCAGGCCACCCCAGGTGTCCGAAGGGCAAGGAAGTGCTCTTTGAATGAACACCGTTATCCGCTGGACCCTGGCCGCACCATCGCTGGAGGCGGGGAAGTGCCCTGGGAGTGGCCCTGACTTCCGCTCCCGGGTGTGGAATGGGGAGGACAGGGCCCCCGGCTTGCTCCCGGAAGCCACTCACAAAATGCCCCTGTGAGGTCATCACGCCTCCCCCATCTGAGCTGCTCTGGCCCTCGGTGGGGTACCCGACCCTAGCTGCCCCCTCCCGCCCCTGCCCAGACCCCTGAAAGGAAGCCTTCAGGCCTCTGGCTGCCCACCGGCCGCACTCCTCTTAACATGCTGCCAGCCAGTGCCTGACGTGCGGGGCCAGCAAGGTGGGCAGTGCTTCTGGGCCCACGGGAGACAGGCCTGCACCATTTCTGCCGGCGTGGCAGGAGGCTGAGGCCTCCGAGTGGCCCAGGATGTGACATCAGGATGGGGAGGCCCAGCTTCTGCCCTTCCTGCCCGCTGGGACCCTGTGCATCCAGGGTTGCCCCCAAACCCCCAGGCTCCGGAGGGGAGGTGTGCCCCTCCACCTGGAAGGGCTGTGGGTGATGAAGAAGCCTAGGATGGAAGAAAGGGACAGGACGCTGATCCTGGCCTAGCCAGGGGACCTTCATTTCACCTTTGTGGCTGGAGGGAGCCAGGTGTGGGGGGCAGAGGTGAGGGGAGTGAAGGACCAAAATTGGGCCCTAATGTCAGTCACTTACCCTTGATGGGGGGGGGCACCATCACAGGCCTCCTAACCGGGTGGCAGGGGTCAGACTGGGGAGGGGCTGTCCCTCTGCTGGGAGGCCTGCAGGAGCCTGGGTGCTGGGTCCAGAGAAGAAACCATTCCTGCCATGAATTTTCTCCTGAACAGCACTGTGAAGCCCCTGTGCAAATGGGGAGGGGGCTCCTTCAGAGAGTAGAAAAGACCAACCCCAGGGTGCGCTCCCATGCTGCCCTAGCCTGGAGACCCCTCCCACCAGACCCTCTGGGTGAATGGCCAAAGTCAGAG contains:
- the PHLDA2 gene encoding pleckstrin homology-like domain family A member 2 encodes the protein MKTPGEVLREGELEKRSDSLFQLWKKKRGVLTPDCLSLFPTGPGARPKELRFHSILKVDCVERTGKYVYFTIVTTDRKEIDFRCAGESCWNAAITLALIDFQNRRALEDFRSRQERAAPVGQPEAGTARAP